One genomic window of Punica granatum isolate Tunisia-2019 chromosome 1, ASM765513v2, whole genome shotgun sequence includes the following:
- the LOC116209809 gene encoding carbon catabolite repressor protein 4 homolog 4 isoform X2, with amino-acid sequence MQRGLTVLPRLTIVPSFTRFCMKKMSTNPSPVVPKFISVEARDIHSRSQPDGFRFRLVSYNVLAQVYVKSSLFPHSPKACLRWKARSQAILTVLNNLKADFLCLQEVDEYDGFYRANMENSGYTGIYIQRSGQKRDGCGIFYKQDRAELVLEERIEYNDLVDMIQESTDSSDNCNDEPGNGNEDVETKPDSPTKKSTEDRGDPNDPRVRLKRDCVGIMAAFRLKDSSGRLIIVANTHLYWDPEWADVKLAQAKYLLSRLARFRTSVSDKFEAVPPVIVAGDFNSTPGDKVYQYLVSGDSSSFVPKCLDELPIPLRSVYGSTRGEPPFTNCTPSFTDTLDYIFFSPSLYLKPVSFLELPSPDSPDVSGGLPNNYHPSDHLPIGTEFEIAP; translated from the exons ATGCAAAGGGGTCTGACTGTGCTCCCGCGCCTCACCATTGTACCCTCCTTCACCAG ATTTTGTATGAAAAAGATGAGTACAAATCCTTCTCCAGTTGTCCCCAAGTTCATCTCTGTGGAAGCCCGCGATATCCACTCTAGGAGCCAACCTGATG GCTTCAGATTCCGTCTTGTATCGTACAATGTATTGGCTCAG GTTTATGTGAAAAGTTCCTTATTCCCTCATTCTCCAAAGGCTTGCCTCAG ATGGAAAGCTCGATCCCAGGCGATTTTAACTGTTCTTAATAACCTCAAAGCTGACTTTTTATGCTTACAG GAAGTGGATGAGTACGACGGATTTTACAGAGCTAATATGGAAAATAGTGGTTACACTGGCATATATATTCAGAGAAGTGGACAGAAACGTGATGGTTGCGGCATTTTCTATAAGCAAGACAG GGCAGAGCTGGTTTTAGAGGAAAGGATCGAGTACAATGATCTGGTAGACATGATCCAAGAGAGCACGGATTCAAGTGATAACTGCAATGATGAACCAGGCAATGGAAATGAAGATGTTGAAACAAAACCTG ATTCACCTACAAAAAAGTCAACTGAGGACCGTGGAGATCCTAACGATCCTCGTGTACGATTAAAACGTGATTGTGTGGGAATTATGGCTGCTTTCAGACTCAAGGACTCTTCAGGCCGATTAATTATCGTTGCAAATACGCATCTTTATTG GGATCCAGAATGGGCAGATGTGAAGCTCGCTCAGGCTAAATATCTTTTATCGCGCTTGGCTCGATTTAGAACCTCTGTCTCGGATAAGTTTGAAGCTGTCCCACCTGTTATTGTTGCTGGTGACTTCAATTCAACCCCCGGGGACAAG GTGTATCAGTACCTTGTTTCGGGTGACTCCTCGTCCTTTGTGCCTAAATGCTTGGATGAGCTTCCAATCCCTTTGCGGAGCGTCTACGGTTCTACTAGAGGGGAGCCCCCTTTTACCAACTGCACTCCCAGCTTCACAGACACGCTTGATTACATATTCTTCTCCCCTTCTTTGTACCTTAAGCCGGTCAGTTTCCTTGAGCTTCCGAGTCCAGACTCCCCCGACGTGAGTGGTGGGTTACCAAACAATTACCACCCAAGCGATCATCTACCAATTGGCACCGAATTTGAAATCGCACCCTGA
- the LOC116209809 gene encoding carbon catabolite repressor protein 4 homolog 4 isoform X3, with protein MASDSVLYRTMYWLRWKARSQAILTVLNNLKADFLCLQEVDEYDGFYRANMENSGYTGIYIQRSGQKRDGCGIFYKQDRAELVLEERIEYNDLVDMIQESTDSSDNCNDEPGNGNEDVETKPDSPTKKSTEDRGDPNDPRVRLKRDCVGIMAAFRLKDSSGRLIIVANTHLYWDPEWADVKLAQAKYLLSRLARFRTSVSDKFEAVPPVIVAGDFNSTPGDKVYQYLVSGDSSSFVPKCLDELPIPLRSVYGSTRGEPPFTNCTPSFTDTLDYIFFSPSLYLKPVSFLELPSPDSPDVSGGLPNNYHPSDHLPIGTEFEIAP; from the exons ATG GCTTCAGATTCCGTCTTGTATCGTACAATGTATTGGCTCAG ATGGAAAGCTCGATCCCAGGCGATTTTAACTGTTCTTAATAACCTCAAAGCTGACTTTTTATGCTTACAG GAAGTGGATGAGTACGACGGATTTTACAGAGCTAATATGGAAAATAGTGGTTACACTGGCATATATATTCAGAGAAGTGGACAGAAACGTGATGGTTGCGGCATTTTCTATAAGCAAGACAG GGCAGAGCTGGTTTTAGAGGAAAGGATCGAGTACAATGATCTGGTAGACATGATCCAAGAGAGCACGGATTCAAGTGATAACTGCAATGATGAACCAGGCAATGGAAATGAAGATGTTGAAACAAAACCTG ATTCACCTACAAAAAAGTCAACTGAGGACCGTGGAGATCCTAACGATCCTCGTGTACGATTAAAACGTGATTGTGTGGGAATTATGGCTGCTTTCAGACTCAAGGACTCTTCAGGCCGATTAATTATCGTTGCAAATACGCATCTTTATTG GGATCCAGAATGGGCAGATGTGAAGCTCGCTCAGGCTAAATATCTTTTATCGCGCTTGGCTCGATTTAGAACCTCTGTCTCGGATAAGTTTGAAGCTGTCCCACCTGTTATTGTTGCTGGTGACTTCAATTCAACCCCCGGGGACAAG GTGTATCAGTACCTTGTTTCGGGTGACTCCTCGTCCTTTGTGCCTAAATGCTTGGATGAGCTTCCAATCCCTTTGCGGAGCGTCTACGGTTCTACTAGAGGGGAGCCCCCTTTTACCAACTGCACTCCCAGCTTCACAGACACGCTTGATTACATATTCTTCTCCCCTTCTTTGTACCTTAAGCCGGTCAGTTTCCTTGAGCTTCCGAGTCCAGACTCCCCCGACGTGAGTGGTGGGTTACCAAACAATTACCACCCAAGCGATCATCTACCAATTGGCACCGAATTTGAAATCGCACCCTGA
- the LOC116209809 gene encoding carbon catabolite repressor protein 4 homolog 4 isoform X1, with the protein MQRGLTVLPRLTIVPSFTRFCMKKMSTNPSPVVPKFISVEARDIHSRSQPDGIAITLLLLLHWRVSFLLLAKLGVLMEFVALGAKTCELIQFLNVGFHTGFRFRLVSYNVLAQVYVKSSLFPHSPKACLRWKARSQAILTVLNNLKADFLCLQEVDEYDGFYRANMENSGYTGIYIQRSGQKRDGCGIFYKQDRAELVLEERIEYNDLVDMIQESTDSSDNCNDEPGNGNEDVETKPDSPTKKSTEDRGDPNDPRVRLKRDCVGIMAAFRLKDSSGRLIIVANTHLYWDPEWADVKLAQAKYLLSRLARFRTSVSDKFEAVPPVIVAGDFNSTPGDKVYQYLVSGDSSSFVPKCLDELPIPLRSVYGSTRGEPPFTNCTPSFTDTLDYIFFSPSLYLKPVSFLELPSPDSPDVSGGLPNNYHPSDHLPIGTEFEIAP; encoded by the exons ATGCAAAGGGGTCTGACTGTGCTCCCGCGCCTCACCATTGTACCCTCCTTCACCAG ATTTTGTATGAAAAAGATGAGTACAAATCCTTCTCCAGTTGTCCCCAAGTTCATCTCTGTGGAAGCCCGCGATATCCACTCTAGGAGCCAACCTGATGGTATTGCTATTACCTTACTGCTACTGTTACATTGGAGGGTCTCTTTCCTCTTGTTAGCAAAGTTGGGAGTTTTGATGGAGTTTGTGGCCTTGGGAGCTAAAACCTGTGAACTGATACAGTTTTTGAATGTTGGGTTCCATACAGGCTTCAGATTCCGTCTTGTATCGTACAATGTATTGGCTCAG GTTTATGTGAAAAGTTCCTTATTCCCTCATTCTCCAAAGGCTTGCCTCAG ATGGAAAGCTCGATCCCAGGCGATTTTAACTGTTCTTAATAACCTCAAAGCTGACTTTTTATGCTTACAG GAAGTGGATGAGTACGACGGATTTTACAGAGCTAATATGGAAAATAGTGGTTACACTGGCATATATATTCAGAGAAGTGGACAGAAACGTGATGGTTGCGGCATTTTCTATAAGCAAGACAG GGCAGAGCTGGTTTTAGAGGAAAGGATCGAGTACAATGATCTGGTAGACATGATCCAAGAGAGCACGGATTCAAGTGATAACTGCAATGATGAACCAGGCAATGGAAATGAAGATGTTGAAACAAAACCTG ATTCACCTACAAAAAAGTCAACTGAGGACCGTGGAGATCCTAACGATCCTCGTGTACGATTAAAACGTGATTGTGTGGGAATTATGGCTGCTTTCAGACTCAAGGACTCTTCAGGCCGATTAATTATCGTTGCAAATACGCATCTTTATTG GGATCCAGAATGGGCAGATGTGAAGCTCGCTCAGGCTAAATATCTTTTATCGCGCTTGGCTCGATTTAGAACCTCTGTCTCGGATAAGTTTGAAGCTGTCCCACCTGTTATTGTTGCTGGTGACTTCAATTCAACCCCCGGGGACAAG GTGTATCAGTACCTTGTTTCGGGTGACTCCTCGTCCTTTGTGCCTAAATGCTTGGATGAGCTTCCAATCCCTTTGCGGAGCGTCTACGGTTCTACTAGAGGGGAGCCCCCTTTTACCAACTGCACTCCCAGCTTCACAGACACGCTTGATTACATATTCTTCTCCCCTTCTTTGTACCTTAAGCCGGTCAGTTTCCTTGAGCTTCCGAGTCCAGACTCCCCCGACGTGAGTGGTGGGTTACCAAACAATTACCACCCAAGCGATCATCTACCAATTGGCACCGAATTTGAAATCGCACCCTGA